A single Cottoperca gobio chromosome 5, fCotGob3.1, whole genome shotgun sequence DNA region contains:
- the epha2a gene encoding ephrin type-A receptor 2a: MELRGVNLFWFLFISQVFISLQSKEQVLLDMRASGSELGWLTLPYENGWEIVQTVVNGSLFYTYSVCSIDSTEQDNWLRTTFIQRRPGTPRVSVELRFIVRDCNTFDGASVACKETFNLFISEADADVGTNFRKGQFRKVATIAPDEVTRGRVLKVNTETRTVGPLSRKGFYLAFQDMGACVALLSVRVYYKTCPSTVQSLAAFPETVADALREVEGACVENAVSQATPRIYCTAEGEWVVPVGQCQCLAGYETTGDACQACKPGYFKPSVSSELCQVCPDNTKPSTAGATDCQCEEGFFRSPSDPPTSPCSAPPSAPRDLTSTTLSAEGRLHLSWSPPLVTGGRSDLTYSVLCDHCDGAVCVPCGEKIRFETGPTDLRDTAVVVTDLDSHLNYTFTVEAHSGVSQFGNEKPIASITTALDYTDPPKVTLIHLDDRSPTSLSLSWTLSRRAPAHINHRYELMYRRKDGEGERDVTTYTVLILEKSSVQINDLTPDTTYMFRVQALSPEGNPGSYSVEHEFLTSPLAESQIQNSSTMVMGAVVGVAVILLVVVAVLLLRKRRLNSRGRGGPEDPYFSTDQLKPLKTYVDPHMYEDPNIAIQKFVTEIDPSAISKQKVIGVGEFGEVFWGVMKTPGRGEVAVAIKTLKPGYSEKQRQDFLSEASIMGQFSHPNIIRLEGVVTKFKHLMIVTEYMENGALDTYLKDRDGEIPSYQLLGMLRGIAAGMKYLADMNYVHRDLAARNVLVNSLLECKVSDFGLSRVLEDDAEGTYTTRGGKIPIRWTAPEAIAYRKFTSASDVWSFGIVMWEVMAFGERPYWDMSNHEVMKAINEAFRLPAPMDCPSAIYQLMLQCWQHDRSKRPRFSDAVNILDKLLRSPESLKTIADFDPRVSIRLPSTSGCDGIMFRSVSEWLESIKMNQYNESFARAGITTMEQVLALRHEDIRNIGVRLPGHMKRIAYSILGLKDETSSLSVFAV, translated from the exons ATGGAGTTACGTGGGGTCAACCTGTTCTGGTTTTTATTCATCAGCCAAGTGTTTATCAGCCTCCAGTCGAAAGAGC aAGTATTGTTGGATATGAGAGCTTCAGGATCAGAGTTGGGCTGGTTGACGTTGCCATATGAGAACGGA TGGGAGATAGTCCAGACGGTGGTGAACGGCTCACTTTTCTATACCTACAGTGTTTGTAGCATAGACTCTACAGAACAGGACAACTGGTTACGCACAACGTTCATCCAGCGGCGCCCGGGGACTCCACGAGTCTCTGTGGAGCTGCGTTTTATCGTGCGAGACTGCAACACTTTTGATGGTGCTTCTGTCGCCTGCAAAGAAACCTTCAACCTTTTCATCTCAGAGGCGGATGCCGACGTGGGGACCAACTTCCGTAAAGGCCAGTTCCGCAAAGTGGCCACCATCGCTCCCGACGAGGTCACGCGGGGTCGCGTGCTGAAGGTCAACACAGAGACGAGGACTGTGGGGCCTTTGTCAAGAAAGGGCTTCTACCTGGCTTTTCAGGACATGGGCGCATGTGTGGCGCTGCTGTCAGTCAGAGTGTACTACAAGACATGCCCATCCACGGTGCAGAGCTTGGCTGCCTTCCCGGAGACGGTGGCGGATGCTCTGAGAGAGGTCGAGGGAGCCTGTGTGGAGAATGCCGTCAGTCAGGCCACCCCACGCATCTACTGCACAGCTGAGGGTGAATGGGTGGTTCCCGTAGGGCAGTGCCAATGTCTCGCCGGCTACGAAACCACCGGGGACGCCTGCCAAG CGTGCAAACCAGGCTACTTCAAGCCATCTGTGTCGAGCGAGTTGTGTCAGGTTTGTCCTGATAACACCAAGCCCTCCACAGCCGGCGCCACCGACTGTCAATGTGAGGAAGGTTTCTTCCGCTCCCCTTCAGACCCTCCTACGTCACCCTGCTCTG CTCCACCCAGTGCCCCTCGTGACCTGACCTCCACCACCCTGTCAGCAGAGGGCAGGCTGCATCTGTCCTGGAGCCCACCGCTGGTGACCGGGGGCCGCAGTGACCTCACCTACAGTGTGTTGTGCGATCACTGCGACGGGGCCGTGTGTGTCCCCTGTGGGGAGAAGATCCGCTTTGAGACGGGTCCTACAGACCTGAGGGACACCGCGGTCGTCGTTACTGACCTGGATTCTCATCTGAATTACACGTTCACTGTGGAGGCTCACAGCGGCGTGTCCCAGTTCGGTAATGAGAAGCCCATCGCAAGCATCACCACTGCTCTGGACTACACAG ATCCCCCCAAGGTGACGCTGATCCATCTGGATGATCGCAGCCCCaccagtctgtctctgtcctggaCTCTGTCTCGCAGGGCTCCAGCACACATCAATCACCGCTATGAGCTTATGTACCGCAGAAAA GACGGTGAGGGAGAGCGTGATGTGACCACCTACACGGTCCTGATTTTGGAGAAAAGTTCAGTCCAGATTAATGACCTCACCCCCGACACTACGTACATGTTCAGGGTCCAGGCTCTGAGTCCTGAAGGAAACCCCGGAAGCTACAGTGTGGAGCACGAGTTCCTTACTTCACCACTAG CAGAGTCTCAGATCCAGAACAGCTCCACCATGGTGATGGGAGCTGTAGTTGGCGTCGCGGTTATTCTGCTCGTCGTGGTGGCCGTCCTGCTGCTGCGTAAACG GAGACTGAACTCTCGTGGCAGAGGAGGACCTGAAGATCCCTACTTCTCAACAG ATCAGCTCAAGCCTCTGAAGACTTACGTGGATCCACACATGTATGAAGACCCTAACATTGCCATCCAGAAGTTTGTCACAGAAATTGACCCCAGTGCCATTAGCAAACAAAAAGTCATCGGTGTTG GAGAGTTCGGGGAAGTGTTTTGGGGCGTGATGAAGACTCCCGGGCGAGGCGAGGTGGCCGTCGCGATCAAGACCCTAAAGCCGGGGTACTCTGAGAAACAGAGGCAGGACTTCTTGAGCGAGGCCAGCATCATGGGTCAGTTCTCACACCCGAATATCATCCGCCTGGAGGGAGTTGTCACCAAAT tCAAGCACTTGATGATCGTGACAGAATACATGGAGAACGGAGCTCTCGACACGTATCTGAAG GACCGTGATGGGGAGATTCCATCGTATCAGCTCTTGGGAATGCTGCGTGGAATAGCTGCTGGCATGAAATACCTCGCCGACATGAACTACGTCCACCGTGACCTGGCAGCCAGAAACGTTCTGGTTAACAGCCTCCTGGAGTGTAAAGTGTCTGACTTTGGATTGTCGCGTGTGCTAGAGGACGATGCTGAGGGCACCTACACGACAAGA GGAGGTAAAATCCCCATCCGCTGGACGGCCCCCGAGGCCATCGCTTACAGGAAATTCACTTCAGCCAGCGACGTGTGGAGCTTCGGCATCGTCATGTGGGAAGTCATGGCATTTGGAGAACGGCCCTACTGGGACATGAGCAATCATGAG GTCATGAAGGCCATCAACGAGGCCTTCAGGCTTCCTGCTCCGATGGACTGCCCATCCGCTATCTACCAGCTCATGCTCCAGTGTTGGCAGCACGACCGCTCCAAACGCCCTCGCTTCTCAGACGCCGTCAACATTTTGGACAAACTGCTCCGAAGCCCAGAGTCTTTGAAAACCATCGCTGACTTCGATCCACG CGTGTCCATCCGCCTGCCCAGCACCAGCGGCTGTGACGGCATCATGTTCAGGTCGGTGTCTGAGTGGCTGGAGTCCATCAAAATGAACCAGTACAACGAAAGCTTCGCTCGCGCTGGGATCACGACCATGGAGCAGGTGCTCGCCTTGAGGCATGA AGACATCAGGAATATTGGAGTGCGGTTGCCCGGTCACATGAAGAGGATAGCGTACAGCATCCTGGGTCTGAAAGACGAGACCAGCTCCCTCAGCGTGTTTGCAGTGTGA
- the cplane2 gene encoding ciliogenesis and planar polarity effector 2, which produces MTQVPPSSGSIVVADWHRCKDSKEYFSKILHKKRRKNFGLLESPVMPPHVAVDTVHYKIFISGKSGVGKTALAARLAGLNIPNMHYETTGIETTVVYWPAKLRENGRVFFFRLQLWDCGENALRRFDHLLPACKEQVDAVLFLFSFTDRTSFDDLSTQMAKWTGTPAGRVVKLVVGTKFDLFMHCDVAERDVRDFQEKWSLPVLRVGGEVSDGLGDVAPLLNCLAENLWHQDCVTAESARHHSQQDTGTLL; this is translated from the exons ATGACACAAGTTCCTCCATCCTCCGGATCAATCGTAGTAGCTGACTGGCACCGATGTAAAGACAGCAAAGAATATTTCAGCAAAATTCTACACAAGAAGAGACGCAAAAACTTCG GCCTGTTGGAGTCTCCAGTGATGCCCCCACATGTAGCTGTGGACACCGTTCATTATAAGATCTTCATCTCTGGCAAGAGTGGAGTTGGGAAAACTGCTCTTGCTGCACGTCTTGCAGGCCTGAATATCCCTAACATGCACTACGAAACCACAG GTATTGAGACGACGGTGGTGTATTGGCCAGCGAAGCTGAGAGAAAATGGCAGAGTGTTTTTCTTCCGTCTGCAGCTGTGGGACTGTGGAGAGAATGCGTTGCGCAGATTTGACCATTTGCTCCCA GCCTGTAAGGAGCAGGTGGACGCCGTCCTTTTCCTGTTCTCCTTCACTGACAGGACGTCCTTTGATGATCTGTCAACTCAAATGGCTAAATGGACTGGGACACCTGCGGGTCGTGTTGTAAAATTGGTGGTTGGCACCAA ATTTGACCTTTTCATGCACTGTGATGTGGCAGAGAGAGACGTGAGGGACTTCCAGGAGAAGTGGAGCTTACCGGTGCTGCGTGTGGGCGGGGAGGTCAGCGACGGGCTGGGTGACGTAGCTCCCCTCCTCAACTGCCTTGCGGAGAACCTGTGGCATCAGGACTGTGTTACAGCCGAATCAGCCAGACACCattcacagcaggacacagggACTCTACTTTAA